One Alkalicoccus halolimnae DNA segment encodes these proteins:
- the nikB gene encoding nickel ABC transporter permease: MFIYTVRRLLQTIPVLIGVTLVVFLMMHLIPGDPAQIIAGESATEQQIEQTRDRLGLNDPLPVQYATFVGNAVTGDLGNSIRSGRAVTDEISARFWITVELAFYSTLLSIFIGLIAGIVSATRRNSPLDMFIMVFALFGLSMPNFWLGLMLIQYFALNIEWLPVSGWGTPASIILPVITLGTAGAAIIARMTRSSMLEVIHQDYIRTARAKGVKERYVVYKHALRNALIPVVTVVGLQFGVLLGGAVLTETVFAINGLGRLVVEAIAQRDFPIVQGAVLILALLFVLVNFAVDISYRFLNKRIELD; this comes from the coding sequence TTGTTTATTTATACAGTACGACGTTTACTCCAGACGATACCGGTGCTTATCGGGGTCACCCTCGTTGTCTTTCTTATGATGCACCTGATTCCGGGGGACCCGGCGCAGATTATTGCCGGTGAAAGTGCAACAGAACAGCAGATTGAACAAACCCGGGACCGCCTCGGACTGAACGATCCTCTGCCTGTACAGTACGCCACTTTCGTTGGTAATGCCGTAACCGGTGATTTAGGTAACTCTATCCGCAGCGGACGCGCTGTCACAGATGAAATCAGCGCCCGCTTCTGGATAACCGTAGAGCTCGCTTTTTACAGTACGCTTCTCAGTATCTTTATCGGACTGATTGCAGGCATCGTTTCTGCAACCAGAAGAAATTCCCCGCTTGATATGTTTATTATGGTTTTTGCCCTTTTCGGCCTTTCCATGCCGAACTTCTGGCTTGGTCTGATGCTGATTCAATATTTCGCATTGAACATCGAATGGCTTCCGGTATCGGGCTGGGGCACTCCGGCTTCAATCATCCTCCCGGTTATCACGCTGGGAACGGCCGGTGCAGCTATTATTGCCCGTATGACACGCTCGAGTATGCTTGAAGTTATTCACCAGGATTACATCCGTACAGCCCGTGCCAAAGGCGTAAAAGAACGCTATGTCGTTTATAAGCACGCGCTGCGTAATGCTCTTATCCCTGTTGTAACAGTGGTTGGTCTTCAGTTTGGTGTTCTTCTCGGCGGTGCAGTGCTTACAGAGACTGTATTTGCGATAAACGGCCTCGGCAGGCTCGTCGTCGAAGCGATCGCCCAGCGTGATTTCCCAATCGTCCAGGGTGCTGTATTGATTCTTGCCCTGCTGTTTGTACTCGTAAACTTTGCCGTGGACATTTCCTACCGCTTCCTTAACAAGCGGATTGAGCTTGACTAA
- a CDS encoding ABC transporter ATP-binding protein produces MDNLKDNDTHSIIKVDDLQTSFFTHKGEIKAVDGVHFDVPSGKTLGIVGESGSGKSITSLSIMRLIDDPGRIKGGSITFNGEDLLAKSEAEMRSIRGNKISMIFQEPMTSLNPVYTIGDQIAESYQIHQGLSKKDALNKALGMLELVGIPSPKARLKAYPHELSGGMRQRAMIAIALACNPQLLIADEPTTALDVTIQAQILRLISGLQEELGMSMLLITHDLGVVAETCDYVAVMYAGKIVEYADVETLFNNPNHPYTVGLLKSLPRHDIDQEELAVIKGMVPSPDDLPDGCRFAPRCPFAREMCVERLPDLEDLKDGNQVRCWIHTDQWDGPEVNVKDDYGHTESSKS; encoded by the coding sequence TTGGATAATCTGAAAGACAACGACACGCATTCTATTATTAAAGTTGATGACCTGCAGACATCCTTTTTCACTCATAAAGGCGAAATAAAAGCCGTAGACGGTGTCCATTTTGATGTACCATCCGGAAAAACACTCGGTATCGTCGGGGAATCCGGTTCGGGAAAGAGTATTACTTCTCTTTCCATCATGAGACTGATTGATGACCCCGGCCGTATCAAAGGCGGCTCCATCACCTTTAACGGCGAAGACCTTCTTGCAAAATCAGAAGCGGAAATGCGCAGCATCCGCGGGAATAAAATTTCGATGATTTTCCAGGAGCCGATGACGTCATTGAACCCTGTTTATACGATCGGGGATCAGATTGCAGAGTCCTACCAGATTCACCAGGGGCTCTCAAAAAAAGACGCCCTCAATAAAGCTCTCGGAATGCTGGAACTGGTCGGTATTCCTTCGCCAAAAGCGCGCCTGAAAGCCTATCCCCATGAACTCTCCGGAGGCATGCGCCAGCGTGCGATGATCGCAATCGCCCTGGCCTGCAATCCACAGCTGCTCATTGCGGATGAGCCGACGACAGCTCTCGATGTTACGATTCAGGCACAGATTCTGAGACTGATCAGCGGCCTGCAGGAAGAGCTCGGCATGTCCATGCTGCTGATCACGCATGACCTTGGCGTCGTAGCAGAAACCTGTGACTACGTTGCCGTCATGTATGCCGGCAAAATCGTTGAATATGCCGATGTAGAAACACTCTTTAACAATCCAAATCACCCGTACACGGTCGGTTTGTTAAAATCTCTTCCGCGGCACGATATCGATCAGGAAGAGCTTGCAGTAATTAAAGGGATGGTTCCGAGTCCGGATGACCTTCCTGACGGATGCCGCTTTGCTCCGCGCTGCCCTTTTGCAAGAGAAATGTGTGTAGAAAGACTGCCTGATCTCGAAGATCTTAAAGATGGAAATCAAGTCCGCTGCTGGATTCATACAGACCAGTGGGACGGCCCGGAGGTGAATGTCAAAGATGACTACGGACATACTGAAAGTTCAAAATCTTAA
- a CDS encoding ABC transporter ATP-binding protein codes for MTTDILKVQNLKQYFPIKGGIFGRKVNDVKAVDDISFEVKQGETLSIVGESGCGKSTTGRAILRLDEPTSGEVEFGGQDLLALSKKQMRQRRKDLQIIFQDPYASINPRQTVRQILSEAMQIQDVMPKDKREARIKELMNIVGLGPHQIDRFPHEFSGGQRQRIGIARALSVDPKMIICDESVSALDVSIQAQVLNLLKKLQNELDLTYLFISHDLGVVRHISDRVLVMYLGKIVEIADKKSLFDNPKHPYTKTLLSAIPVPDPTVKKDQIILKGDVPSPIDPPTGCRFHTRCPFATDKCKEEEPVLRTNDSLMDGGHRAACHYIEEIESGEMQPNY; via the coding sequence ATGACTACGGACATACTGAAAGTTCAAAATCTTAAGCAGTACTTCCCGATTAAAGGGGGGATTTTCGGCCGCAAAGTAAATGACGTCAAAGCGGTCGACGATATTTCTTTTGAAGTGAAACAGGGAGAAACACTCAGCATTGTCGGCGAATCCGGCTGTGGTAAATCAACTACCGGACGGGCGATTCTGAGACTCGATGAGCCTACGAGCGGTGAAGTTGAATTCGGAGGACAGGATCTGCTCGCTCTCAGTAAAAAGCAGATGCGCCAGAGACGCAAAGATCTGCAGATCATCTTTCAGGATCCTTACGCATCGATTAATCCGCGCCAGACCGTTCGCCAGATTTTAAGTGAAGCTATGCAGATTCAGGACGTCATGCCTAAAGATAAACGGGAAGCCCGTATCAAGGAATTGATGAATATCGTCGGCCTCGGTCCGCACCAGATCGACCGTTTCCCGCATGAATTCAGTGGAGGACAGCGGCAGCGTATCGGTATCGCCCGCGCTCTCTCCGTGGACCCGAAAATGATCATTTGTGACGAATCGGTCTCAGCCCTGGACGTATCAATTCAGGCGCAGGTACTGAACCTTTTGAAAAAACTGCAGAATGAACTCGATTTAACGTATTTGTTTATTTCCCACGACCTTGGGGTGGTACGCCACATCTCCGACCGGGTACTCGTCATGTATCTCGGTAAAATTGTTGAAATTGCAGATAAGAAGTCTCTTTTCGATAACCCGAAGCACCCGTATACGAAAACGCTTCTTTCAGCGATTCCTGTACCGGATCCGACAGTGAAAAAAGACCAGATTATTTTGAAAGGTGATGTCCCCTCTCCTATTGATCCGCCGACCGGCTGCCGTTTCCATACTCGCTGTCCGTTCGCAACGGATAAATGTAAAGAGGAAGAGCCGGTACTCCGTACGAACGATTCTCTTATGGACGGGGGCCACCGAGCTGCCTGCCACTACATTGAAGAGATCGAATCCGGTGAGATGCAGCCGAACTATTAA
- a CDS encoding FMN-dependent NADH-azoreductase, which translates to MGLLYVTANPKPVKESCSLQLGEHFLDAYKKSCPEGEVVLLDLFAEKIPALEGEALAAWERNSEEVVTNKYVDQFLRFDQVVIVTPLWNMGVPSPVKAYIDHLILPGKTFRFGENGIEGQMEGTRILHIQSRGGIYSEGKLAAFEHGDSYLRTIFKLVGVKTYEHIFIEGTSTYPEEVEERLNQAKRQAEALAGTFK; encoded by the coding sequence ATGGGTCTTCTTTATGTAACAGCGAACCCGAAACCGGTAAAGGAATCCTGCAGCCTCCAGCTGGGAGAGCATTTTTTGGATGCCTATAAAAAAAGCTGCCCCGAGGGTGAGGTTGTCCTCCTCGATCTATTCGCAGAAAAGATTCCTGCACTGGAAGGGGAGGCACTTGCAGCATGGGAGAGGAACAGTGAAGAGGTCGTAACAAACAAGTATGTCGATCAGTTTCTGCGGTTCGATCAGGTTGTGATTGTCACCCCGCTTTGGAATATGGGCGTGCCTTCTCCTGTAAAAGCGTATATCGATCACCTCATTCTTCCCGGTAAAACATTTCGTTTTGGAGAAAATGGTATCGAAGGACAGATGGAAGGCACCAGGATTCTTCATATCCAGTCGCGGGGCGGCATCTATTCAGAAGGTAAACTGGCTGCCTTTGAGCACGGCGACAGCTATTTGAGGACGATTTTCAAACTGGTCGGCGTAAAGACGTATGAGCATATTTTTATCGAAGGCACTAGCACTTATCCCGAGGAAGTCGAAGAGAGGCTTAACCAGGCAAAGCGCCAGGCAGAAGCACTCGCTGGGACTTTTAAATAG
- a CDS encoding CDP-alcohol phosphatidyltransferase family protein, which translates to MIDTKAKHIVQPLVEKSADTALRAGMHANQVTVIGFLIGLAAALSVYFGYYWTGLLLLWVSGFIDTVDGAMARKTTPSKFGTVLDVSFDRLVEIGIILALAFRFPDTMWAMLLLTASILYTVTIFLTVGAVSDENTEKSFYYQPALAERTEGFLLLSLMIIFVDYLLFFTLLFLFVEIITAMQRLYHAKQILDK; encoded by the coding sequence GTGATTGATACGAAAGCAAAACATATCGTCCAGCCGCTTGTAGAAAAGTCAGCGGATACAGCTCTGCGGGCGGGGATGCATGCGAACCAGGTTACAGTCATCGGCTTCCTGATCGGTCTTGCAGCGGCACTGTCTGTCTATTTCGGCTATTACTGGACCGGTCTTCTGCTGCTCTGGGTTTCAGGATTTATCGATACAGTGGACGGGGCTATGGCCCGGAAGACAACCCCTTCCAAATTCGGAACCGTTCTGGACGTCAGCTTTGACCGTCTTGTGGAAATTGGAATTATATTAGCACTTGCTTTTCGTTTTCCGGATACGATGTGGGCGATGCTTCTGCTGACCGCCTCCATTCTTTATACGGTGACGATTTTCCTTACTGTTGGAGCTGTTTCTGATGAAAACACCGAAAAATCCTTTTACTATCAGCCCGCGCTCGCCGAGAGGACGGAAGGATTTCTGCTTCTGTCGCTTATGATCATTTTCGTGGACTATCTGCTTTTCTTCACGCTGCTGTTTCTATTCGTAGAAATTATTACAGCGATGCAGCGGCTGTATCATGCGAAACAAATTCTCGATAAGTAG
- a CDS encoding ABC transporter ATP-binding protein codes for MLNLIQLEKKFHQETIFQNISAEINEGDIVSIVGPSGCGKTTLLRCIAGLTKMSSGRIELHGKDITAEKAEKRPVVLMFQEALLFPHLTVIQNVLYGVKYGKRRLSSKDRENQAQKMLKKVEMLEWKDKYPSQLSGGQQQRVSLARALMLQPSVLLLDEPFSSLDAHLRQSLRLWVRRFLKEEGVTALFVTHDREEAVVMGDRLIVMKDGILQQEGIPGEVYSHPANASVAGFMSDGIYVDGVFYSAASLTMTGAKSGAYKGIIEHPLYAYGYSFYRVYLPELKQSVVIRSDMQWREAEETAVTVVQKGSVSSD; via the coding sequence ATGCTGAACCTTATTCAGCTGGAGAAAAAATTTCATCAGGAGACCATTTTTCAAAACATCAGCGCTGAAATAAATGAGGGGGATATAGTCAGCATTGTCGGGCCCTCCGGCTGCGGGAAAACAACCCTTCTCCGCTGTATTGCCGGATTGACGAAAATGAGCAGCGGCAGGATCGAACTGCATGGAAAGGACATCACTGCCGAGAAAGCAGAGAAACGTCCAGTTGTGCTTATGTTTCAGGAAGCGCTGCTGTTTCCGCATTTGACCGTGATTCAGAACGTTCTTTACGGGGTGAAGTACGGCAAACGACGCCTTTCCTCCAAAGATCGGGAAAACCAGGCACAAAAAATGCTGAAAAAAGTAGAGATGCTTGAATGGAAAGACAAGTATCCTTCCCAGCTCTCCGGAGGTCAGCAGCAGCGGGTATCGCTCGCCCGGGCACTGATGCTGCAGCCTTCCGTCCTGCTGCTTGACGAACCGTTCAGCAGCCTTGACGCGCATCTGCGCCAGTCGCTCCGCTTATGGGTGCGCCGTTTTCTTAAAGAAGAAGGGGTGACAGCGCTGTTTGTGACACACGACAGGGAAGAAGCGGTTGTCATGGGGGACAGACTGATCGTCATGAAAGACGGTATTCTCCAGCAGGAGGGAATTCCCGGAGAAGTCTATTCCCACCCTGCAAACGCGTCGGTCGCCGGGTTTATGAGCGACGGTATTTATGTGGATGGTGTCTTTTATTCGGCCGCTTCCTTAACGATGACAGGCGCAAAAAGCGGGGCGTACAAAGGAATTATTGAACACCCGCTGTATGCCTATGGCTATTCCTTCTACCGTGTCTATCTGCCCGAGCTGAAGCAGTCGGTCGTTATCCGGTCCGACATGCAGTGGCGGGAAGCAGAAGAAACAGCGGTAACCGTTGTTCAAAAAGGAAGTGTGTCCAGTGATTGA
- a CDS encoding ABC transporter permease: MLKHMKKIVILLLFLLIFVVPVMFLFLKSVTFGWTWPDVMPNAFSMRAWAVIFSDPQIFSALQITFLIGIAVVTLNFLLAVPAAYALSHGNMPGKTAVETILFLPILVPVLAVAMGLHIVMIRLGLADHYSGVILIHLLPTLPYAVRVLKGGFDRISPYWMKQGLTLGVPPVKTFFTVLMPMMIPSLRSTALLVFVISLSQYVLTAIIGGGQVTTLPLLYYPFFNSANEAVIAGFSVLFAALPVLFLLLFETGIIVYQRWLGRT, encoded by the coding sequence ATGCTTAAGCATATGAAAAAAATCGTCATTCTTCTGCTGTTTCTTCTGATATTTGTCGTGCCGGTGATGTTTTTGTTTCTGAAAAGCGTAACGTTTGGATGGACGTGGCCTGATGTGATGCCGAATGCCTTCAGTATGCGTGCCTGGGCAGTGATTTTCAGTGACCCTCAGATATTCTCTGCGCTTCAGATAACTTTTTTAATCGGGATTGCTGTAGTCACACTTAATTTTCTGCTCGCAGTTCCGGCAGCCTATGCGCTCAGTCATGGGAACATGCCCGGGAAAACAGCAGTAGAGACTATCCTCTTCCTGCCGATTCTCGTTCCGGTCCTTGCTGTGGCGATGGGGCTGCACATCGTTATGATCCGGCTCGGCCTCGCCGATCACTACTCAGGAGTCATATTGATTCACCTGCTGCCGACACTGCCTTATGCAGTGAGAGTACTTAAAGGGGGCTTCGACCGCATCTCTCCTTACTGGATGAAGCAGGGTCTGACGCTCGGGGTACCGCCGGTAAAAACTTTCTTCACGGTCCTCATGCCGATGATGATACCGAGCCTGCGCAGTACGGCGCTGCTTGTGTTTGTCATTTCTTTAAGTCAATATGTACTTACAGCGATTATCGGAGGCGGACAGGTCACCACCCTCCCGCTCCTTTACTATCCGTTTTTCAACAGTGCCAATGAAGCCGTTATTGCCGGCTTTTCCGTCTTATTTGCAGCTCTGCCTGTCCTGTTTCTTCTACTGTTTGAAACGGGTATCATTGTGTATCAAAGATGGCTCGGCCGGACGTAA
- a CDS encoding ABC transporter permease, which translates to MSSSVKGWLLAAPLLLFMLLFVGQGLFRAFQESMAFGGSEALFSSYEELLNDRTFWASFRISVYVAFTSTVFSLLIGLGLTRSLFRLFDTDRWKIIAWFPMLIPHFVGAYIVVLFFSPGGWFSSLTAEIGWIEGIRDFPIFVNDPLYIGVILTYIWKEVPFVVLMLLPVYQEIDWRMEEVGRSLGLRGWALFRAVEGPWVTAVLIEVFLILFVFIIGAFEVPALLGVTYPAMMPVLAFDWFYQAGWSERPLAQAMMVLLTAASVLLAFSLLYFSRKRRKKWLEGGGFHA; encoded by the coding sequence TTGTCCAGCAGCGTTAAAGGATGGCTGCTTGCAGCTCCCCTCCTTCTCTTTATGCTCCTGTTTGTCGGGCAGGGCTTATTCAGGGCCTTTCAGGAGAGCATGGCGTTTGGGGGAAGTGAAGCTCTCTTCAGCAGCTATGAGGAACTGCTGAATGACAGAACATTTTGGGCTTCTTTCCGTATCAGCGTGTATGTTGCTTTTACATCAACGGTTTTTTCCCTTCTGATCGGACTGGGGCTGACGCGCAGTTTATTCCGGCTGTTTGATACAGACCGCTGGAAGATTATCGCCTGGTTTCCTATGCTCATTCCTCATTTTGTGGGAGCGTATATCGTAGTGCTTTTCTTTTCCCCGGGAGGGTGGTTTTCTTCCCTTACCGCGGAGATAGGCTGGATTGAAGGGATCCGGGACTTTCCTATTTTCGTTAATGATCCCTTATATATCGGCGTTATTCTCACTTATATATGGAAAGAAGTCCCCTTTGTCGTGCTGATGCTGCTTCCGGTCTATCAGGAAATTGACTGGCGGATGGAAGAGGTCGGGCGCAGCCTGGGGCTGAGGGGATGGGCGTTATTCCGTGCAGTGGAGGGGCCGTGGGTGACAGCTGTTCTTATTGAAGTATTTTTGATTCTTTTTGTATTCATTATCGGAGCCTTTGAAGTACCAGCCCTGCTCGGAGTCACCTACCCCGCGATGATGCCGGTCCTTGCTTTTGACTGGTTTTATCAGGCGGGGTGGTCGGAGCGTCCGCTTGCTCAGGCAATGATGGTGCTGTTGACGGCAGCTTCCGTTCTTCTTGCTTTTTCGCTTCTCTATTTTTCCCGGAAACGCCGGAAAAAATGGCTGGAAGGGGGCGGTTTCCATGCTTAA
- a CDS encoding ABC transporter substrate-binding protein — translation MKRSSVILLGVLLTACSGGEEQESDAATMQDKEWEEIVQEAEGAEIGVYMWGGDEGVNEYMDDFVAPALQEEYGISFTRYPMDATEFLSRLMNEREADQQEGAADILWINGENFRNAKENDLLYGSIASILPNMEDHVNLEAPYVENDMGIDVEGMEVPWGNVQYAFQFRDTANPPQTMEELLEWSENNPGNFTYPDVFNDTGNGFVRHILHYVAENPEDVSSYDEEWLEANGDEVWEVLRRLQPTLWRNGETYPDALAQLDQMFANGEVKATMGFNEYRAESLIEQGTFPEETETVGLDSGSISSTHYLSMPFNTPEPAAALVAINYMLSPEAQIAKLDPGMWGEGHILDTDTLSAEEQAEIEAFVGEEVVSQENVLPELDARYVDWIQENWEQEVVQQR, via the coding sequence ATGAAGCGAAGCAGTGTAATATTGTTAGGGGTTCTGCTGACAGCCTGTTCCGGCGGGGAAGAACAGGAAAGTGACGCAGCCACGATGCAGGACAAGGAATGGGAGGAAATTGTTCAGGAAGCGGAAGGAGCGGAAATCGGGGTCTATATGTGGGGAGGAGATGAAGGGGTCAATGAATACATGGACGATTTCGTTGCACCGGCCCTGCAGGAAGAGTACGGAATTTCGTTTACCCGCTATCCGATGGACGCGACGGAATTTCTTTCAAGGCTGATGAACGAAAGAGAAGCAGATCAGCAGGAAGGGGCTGCAGATATTCTCTGGATTAACGGGGAAAATTTCAGGAATGCGAAAGAAAATGACCTTCTTTACGGTTCAATTGCTTCCATTCTTCCCAACATGGAGGACCATGTGAATCTCGAGGCACCTTACGTCGAAAATGACATGGGAATTGATGTCGAAGGCATGGAGGTGCCATGGGGGAACGTGCAGTATGCCTTTCAATTTCGAGATACAGCCAATCCTCCACAGACAATGGAAGAACTGCTGGAGTGGTCGGAAAATAATCCAGGTAATTTTACATACCCTGATGTTTTCAATGATACCGGCAATGGGTTTGTCCGCCATATCCTCCACTATGTTGCGGAAAATCCGGAAGATGTATCTTCCTATGATGAAGAGTGGCTGGAAGCAAATGGAGACGAAGTATGGGAGGTTCTCCGCCGTCTGCAGCCCACACTCTGGAGGAACGGGGAGACCTACCCTGATGCCCTGGCCCAGCTGGATCAGATGTTTGCAAACGGAGAGGTGAAAGCTACGATGGGCTTCAATGAATACCGTGCGGAAAGTCTGATCGAGCAGGGGACATTTCCCGAAGAAACAGAAACGGTCGGGTTGGATTCCGGGTCCATCAGCAGTACGCACTACTTAAGCATGCCGTTCAACACTCCGGAACCAGCCGCTGCGCTTGTCGCCATCAACTACATGCTTTCGCCGGAAGCTCAAATTGCTAAGCTGGATCCGGGCATGTGGGGGGAAGGACACATTCTGGATACGGATACGCTTAGTGCGGAAGAACAGGCAGAAATAGAAGCTTTTGTCGGAGAGGAAGTGGTTTCTCAGGAAAACGTCCTGCCGGAGCTTGATGCCCGCTACGTCGACTGGATTCAGGAGAACTGGGAGCAGGAAGTTGTCCAGCAGCGTTAA
- a CDS encoding CHY zinc finger protein, translated as MKYIHGIPVYGAADEETRCRHYHSETDRVALKCSCCEDYYPCYECHQEHTGRAFKPWAADRREVKAVLCGTCGTELEIREYLQAKDHCPSCSAKFNPNCALHYSYYFEPGKEDA; from the coding sequence ATGAAATATATTCATGGTATCCCTGTCTACGGGGCAGCCGATGAAGAAACGAGATGCAGACATTACCATTCTGAAACAGATCGGGTTGCGCTGAAATGCAGCTGCTGTGAAGATTATTATCCCTGCTACGAGTGTCATCAGGAGCATACAGGCAGAGCCTTCAAGCCCTGGGCGGCGGACAGACGGGAAGTGAAGGCTGTTCTGTGCGGGACCTGCGGTACGGAGCTTGAAATCCGCGAGTACCTGCAGGCGAAAGACCATTGTCCTTCCTGCAGTGCGAAGTTTAACCCAAACTGTGCACTCCATTACAGTTATTATTTCGAACCTGGTAAGGAGGATGCCTGA
- a CDS encoding acyl-CoA thioesterase, translated as MHTKKCKDSKVIKTGRVFPQDTNNHDTLFGGKLMKDIDDVASISAARHCRQECVTASTDSVDFLHPIHQTDSVCLESHVSSTGKSSMEVFVKVIAEDLLTGERRLAATSFLTFVALDDKGEKASVPHVEPESDEEKYLFDTAPGRIAVRKESRVHSKKLAETLSELKPWDDDL; from the coding sequence ATGCATACGAAAAAATGTAAAGATTCGAAAGTAATTAAAACCGGACGCGTCTTCCCACAGGATACGAACAACCACGATACACTTTTTGGCGGTAAACTGATGAAAGATATTGATGACGTCGCTTCTATATCCGCAGCCAGACACTGCCGGCAGGAATGTGTAACAGCATCAACAGACTCGGTGGACTTCCTTCACCCTATCCACCAGACAGATTCTGTCTGTCTTGAATCCCATGTCTCCTCCACCGGCAAAAGCTCGATGGAAGTCTTCGTGAAAGTCATTGCAGAAGACCTTTTAACAGGCGAGCGCCGGCTGGCTGCCACCAGCTTCCTCACGTTCGTTGCCCTCGATGACAAAGGGGAAAAAGCTTCCGTGCCCCATGTAGAGCCTGAATCGGATGAAGAAAAATATTTGTTCGACACAGCCCCGGGAAGAATTGCTGTCCGGAAAGAAAGCCGGGTTCACAGTAAAAAACTTGCAGAAACGCTGTCAGAGTTAAAACCATGGGACGATGATCTGTAG